Proteins encoded in a region of the Halosimplex halophilum genome:
- a CDS encoding PAS domain S-box protein, with the protein MTDGGAGGAAGGTADGNVPDAVRARRCVAVAVADGRVVDATATLVDALGVDPAVAAGRADFYDGLATAATDPGAAERVAAAAAEGAATDGTAVAVGTDAGRRVYRHAAAPCPADSAADRVELFEDVTRLRDRDDGLDTVETLAERVRDGLLATDGEGRVAYCNESFASLLGAEPAALVGRPVDRLVAEDERAAWAATVAELDPDTELTREFAFRWGDSRVRLSVALTGRPAGGVLGAARRPDRPSGRAGRADRYRRLVESAADPMWVVDGDDRIALANEAMGEFLGVDPAALEGVPATDPVPDAAAERIAAALETVRAGDRRRWHDTELRLPDADGRERRFEATFGPVRADGAVVGTVGTFRDVTERERRRRELEQLRRLLAGVVRTDVGEGVREIGDLADRLVERVDGEPAALAAAIGERADALADLVAKTAAVERIVDTDPEPTAVALDEAVDRAVAAVDPPSATTLDVDAPSVDVWAVPVVDLAVRNLVENAVEHGSTSPPSQAQQDAVEHSSTSRRPGADDAVEHGSTSPPSQAREDATAHAGAAPTVSVTGTVDERSVTLSVVDDGPGIPDAELAALERGAETALDHGSGVGLWLVEWVVAKSGGDLSFETDDGTRATVRFDRADGLGGPMAGGSASDTAGPEDADVRVCHLDPDRSATARIREAAAGVGPTVAVERAEGVDAAVTALDAGRVDCLVTDCIDDPDWDRLAAAADGADAPVVCYAGAAHAGIDGERLAAVDSLVEKGTGTAPATFLVEKVLALVGVGGDARPTGSADAPAEPTAGASTDTDGTDSPDDGSDTAVGSAGSAVGSAVRVVADSGTATSVPDGHPGFADATDPPAGGEAAAVRTEADGTDRRRVGEWALSLTAGGDGLRVRYARDLTPLAARERRRALLAALVDHARDRVSVVDANGEVVYHNEAFAEALGYADMTGTHSAEFMAPGELEKGQLAVQRLLATPELDSEVLDVAFETADGERVTLALQFAVRREDGEYAGVVNVGREATGGAADPRLERARTLVESAGDPMFVVDADGRLTLVNEALERLLGRPRSALRGTHVREAFPTVGAACDGGRADAGGGERPGGVDDGNPGDESDRGGDADADEWWRPTGGDRTFCARVRGADGDRHRYELTVVDPDSFEGTVCTCREVTARERRAEELARLKRVLGRVLRHNLRNELTLVTGHAQLIADALADRDGDDAGDPLALARSIQRAADGLAATATTARAAERALERDETRPQSLSTVVDAAAEAAAERRRPVAVSAAVPSECAVVAPPSIATAFEALFGALARGSDADEPTLRVRAAEADGRVEIRVSLPNARVDRGAVEPFTAPPAVTLDRHRDAGAWLFAWALDRSGGSARVDGSGDGPAVVVSLPAADGPPAASSTAE; encoded by the coding sequence ATGACGGACGGGGGCGCGGGCGGGGCGGCGGGCGGAACCGCGGACGGGAACGTCCCGGACGCGGTCCGGGCGCGCCGGTGCGTTGCGGTGGCGGTCGCGGACGGCCGCGTCGTCGACGCGACGGCGACACTCGTCGACGCCCTGGGGGTCGACCCCGCGGTCGCAGCGGGTAGAGCGGACTTCTACGACGGACTCGCGACCGCGGCGACCGACCCCGGGGCGGCCGAGCGGGTCGCGGCGGCGGCCGCCGAGGGAGCGGCGACCGACGGGACCGCGGTGGCGGTCGGGACTGACGCGGGTCGGCGGGTGTACCGCCACGCCGCCGCGCCGTGTCCGGCCGACTCGGCGGCCGACCGGGTGGAGCTGTTCGAGGACGTGACGCGGCTCCGCGACCGCGACGACGGGCTCGACACCGTCGAGACGCTCGCGGAACGCGTCCGCGACGGGCTCCTCGCGACCGACGGCGAGGGGCGGGTCGCCTACTGCAACGAGTCGTTCGCGTCGCTGCTCGGCGCCGAGCCGGCGGCGCTCGTCGGGCGACCGGTCGACCGGCTCGTCGCCGAGGACGAGCGGGCGGCGTGGGCGGCTACGGTCGCCGAACTCGACCCCGACACGGAGCTGACACGCGAGTTCGCGTTCCGGTGGGGCGACTCGCGGGTCCGGCTGTCGGTCGCGCTGACCGGGCGGCCGGCGGGGGGCGTCCTCGGCGCGGCGCGCCGTCCCGACCGGCCGTCCGGGCGGGCGGGTCGCGCCGATCGGTACCGGCGGCTCGTCGAGAGCGCGGCCGACCCGATGTGGGTCGTCGACGGCGACGACCGGATCGCGCTCGCCAACGAGGCGATGGGCGAGTTTCTCGGCGTCGACCCCGCGGCCCTGGAGGGCGTGCCCGCGACCGACCCCGTCCCGGACGCGGCGGCCGAGCGGATCGCCGCGGCGCTGGAGACGGTCCGCGCGGGCGACCGCCGCCGGTGGCACGACACCGAGCTGCGGCTCCCGGACGCCGACGGGCGCGAGCGGCGGTTCGAGGCGACGTTCGGGCCGGTGCGGGCCGACGGGGCCGTCGTCGGGACGGTCGGCACCTTCCGCGACGTGACCGAGCGCGAGCGCCGCCGCCGGGAGCTCGAACAGCTCCGGCGGCTGCTCGCCGGCGTCGTCCGGACGGACGTGGGCGAGGGCGTCCGCGAGATCGGCGACCTGGCCGACCGCCTGGTCGAGCGCGTCGACGGCGAACCCGCGGCGCTGGCGGCGGCGATCGGCGAGCGCGCCGACGCGCTGGCGGACCTCGTCGCCAAGACCGCGGCCGTCGAGCGCATCGTCGACACCGACCCCGAGCCGACGGCCGTCGCGCTCGACGAGGCCGTCGACCGGGCGGTCGCCGCCGTCGACCCGCCGTCCGCGACCACCCTCGATGTCGACGCCCCGTCGGTCGACGTGTGGGCCGTGCCGGTCGTCGACCTCGCCGTCCGGAACCTCGTCGAGAACGCCGTCGAGCACGGCTCGACGAGCCCTCCCTCGCAGGCTCAGCAGGACGCCGTGGAACACAGTTCCACGAGCCGTCGGCCGGGGGCCGACGACGCCGTCGAGCACGGCTCGACGAGCCCTCCCTCGCAGGCTCGCGAGGACGCCACCGCTCACGCGGGAGCGGCGCCGACCGTCTCGGTGACGGGGACGGTCGACGAGCGGTCGGTGACCCTCTCGGTCGTCGACGACGGCCCGGGGATCCCCGACGCGGAGCTGGCGGCGCTGGAACGCGGCGCCGAGACGGCGCTGGACCACGGCAGCGGCGTCGGCCTCTGGCTCGTCGAGTGGGTCGTCGCCAAGTCCGGCGGCGACCTCTCGTTCGAGACCGACGACGGCACCCGGGCGACGGTCCGGTTCGACCGCGCCGACGGGCTCGGGGGGCCGATGGCCGGCGGATCGGCGTCCGACACGGCCGGGCCCGAGGACGCAGACGTGCGCGTCTGTCACCTCGACCCGGACCGCTCGGCGACGGCGCGGATCCGCGAGGCCGCCGCCGGCGTCGGCCCGACCGTCGCCGTCGAGCGCGCCGAGGGGGTCGACGCCGCGGTCACGGCGCTCGACGCCGGCCGCGTCGACTGCCTGGTCACCGACTGCATCGACGACCCCGACTGGGACCGCCTCGCCGCCGCGGCCGACGGGGCCGACGCCCCCGTCGTCTGTTACGCCGGCGCCGCCCACGCCGGGATCGACGGCGAGCGGCTCGCCGCCGTCGACAGCCTCGTCGAGAAGGGGACGGGCACCGCACCGGCGACCTTCCTGGTCGAGAAGGTCCTCGCGCTCGTCGGGGTCGGCGGCGACGCCCGACCGACCGGCTCGGCCGACGCGCCGGCGGAACCGACCGCCGGCGCGTCAACTGACACGGACGGTACAGACAGCCCTGACGACGGGAGCGACACCGCGGTCGGATCCGCTGGATCCGCCGTCGGCTCGGCCGTCCGCGTCGTGGCGGACAGTGGGACGGCGACCAGCGTCCCGGACGGCCACCCCGGGTTCGCCGACGCGACCGACCCGCCTGCTGGCGGCGAGGCCGCGGCGGTCCGGACCGAGGCCGACGGGACGGACCGGCGCCGCGTCGGCGAGTGGGCGCTGTCGCTGACGGCCGGCGGCGACGGCCTCCGGGTGCGCTACGCGCGGGACCTGACGCCGCTGGCCGCCCGGGAGCGGCGCCGCGCGCTGCTGGCCGCGCTGGTCGACCACGCCCGGGACCGCGTCTCGGTCGTCGACGCGAACGGCGAGGTGGTCTACCACAACGAGGCGTTCGCCGAGGCGCTGGGCTACGCCGACATGACCGGGACCCACTCGGCGGAGTTCATGGCGCCGGGCGAGCTGGAGAAGGGACAGCTGGCCGTCCAGCGGCTGCTCGCGACGCCGGAGCTGGACAGCGAGGTCCTCGACGTGGCCTTCGAGACGGCCGACGGCGAGCGGGTCACGCTGGCGCTCCAGTTCGCCGTCCGCCGCGAGGACGGCGAGTACGCCGGCGTCGTCAACGTCGGCCGCGAGGCGACCGGCGGGGCCGCGGACCCGCGGCTCGAACGCGCCCGGACGCTCGTCGAGAGCGCCGGCGACCCGATGTTCGTCGTCGACGCCGACGGCCGGCTGACGCTGGTCAACGAGGCGCTCGAACGCCTGCTCGGTCGCCCCCGCTCGGCGCTGCGGGGCACCCACGTCCGGGAGGCCTTCCCGACCGTCGGTGCCGCGTGCGACGGCGGGAGAGCCGACGCCGGCGGCGGGGAGCGTCCGGGCGGTGTCGACGACGGGAACCCGGGCGACGAGTCGGATCGCGGCGGCGACGCGGACGCCGACGAGTGGTGGCGACCGACCGGCGGCGACCGGACCTTCTGCGCGCGCGTTCGCGGCGCCGACGGCGACCGCCACCGCTACGAGCTGACCGTCGTCGATCCCGATTCCTTCGAGGGCACCGTCTGCACCTGCCGGGAGGTCACGGCCCGCGAGCGCCGCGCCGAGGAGCTCGCACGGCTCAAGCGCGTGCTCGGGCGGGTCCTCCGGCACAACCTCCGCAACGAACTGACGCTCGTGACCGGCCACGCCCAGCTCATCGCCGACGCGCTGGCCGACCGGGACGGCGACGACGCCGGCGACCCGCTCGCGCTGGCGCGGTCGATCCAGCGCGCGGCCGACGGCCTCGCGGCGACCGCGACGACGGCCCGCGCGGCCGAGCGGGCGCTCGAACGGGACGAAACGCGCCCGCAGTCGCTGTCGACGGTCGTCGACGCGGCCGCGGAGGCCGCCGCCGAGCGCCGTCGACCCGTGGCGGTGTCGGCGGCCGTCCCGTCGGAGTGTGCGGTCGTCGCCCCGCCGTCGATCGCGACGGCCTTCGAGGCGCTGTTCGGCGCGCTCGCCCGGGGCAGCGACGCCGACGAACCGACCCTCCGGGTCCGCGCGGCCGAGGCGGACGGACGGGTCGAGATCCGCGTCTCGCTCCCGAACGCACGGGTCGACCGCGGCGCCGTCGAACCGTTCACCGCGCCGCCGGCGGTCACCCTCGACCGCCACCGCGACGCGGGCGCCTGGCTGTTCGCCTGGGCCCTCGACCGCTCGGGGGGGAGCGCCCGCGTCGACGGCTCGGGCGACGGTCCCGCCGTCGTCGTCTCGCTGCCCGCCGCGGACGGCCCGCCGGCGGCGTCGTCCACGGCCGAGTGA